From the genome of Thermoleophilaceae bacterium, one region includes:
- a CDS encoding response regulator transcription factor produces the protein MRILIVEDEARILAFVARALKAEGWTVGVADDGRKGLAAAIASPYDLVVLDLLLPGMDGLDLLRELRARKPDLPVLILSARSDIDTKLRGFNLGADDYMVKPFSLGELLARVRVQLRRRQPPAASSVLHAGPLLLDLARREARLGPRVCELTDGEFRLLHFLLEHAGEVSSREQLLSQVWGCDFDPRSNVVDVSIRRLRQKLGPEAPIETVRNVGYRLAAG, from the coding sequence ATGCGGATCCTTATCGTCGAGGATGAGGCCCGAATCCTCGCGTTCGTGGCTCGCGCGCTCAAGGCCGAAGGCTGGACGGTCGGCGTGGCGGACGACGGTCGCAAGGGTCTGGCCGCTGCGATCGCCAGTCCATACGACCTGGTGGTGCTCGACCTTCTCCTGCCCGGCATGGACGGCCTCGACCTGCTCAGGGAGCTCCGCGCCCGTAAGCCGGACCTGCCCGTGCTGATCCTGTCGGCCCGCAGCGATATCGACACGAAGCTGCGCGGCTTCAACCTTGGGGCGGACGACTACATGGTCAAGCCCTTCTCGCTCGGAGAGCTGCTCGCGCGCGTGCGCGTGCAGCTCCGGCGGCGCCAGCCGCCCGCCGCGAGCTCGGTGCTCCATGCCGGTCCGCTGCTGCTCGACCTCGCGCGTCGCGAGGCGAGGCTCGGGCCGCGCGTGTGTGAGCTCACCGACGGCGAGTTCCGCCTGCTCCACTTCCTGCTCGAGCACGCGGGCGAGGTGAGCAGCCGCGAGCAGCTCCTCTCCCAGGTGTGGGGCTGCGACTTCGACCCGCGGTCGAACGTGGTTGACGTGTCGATCCGCCGGCTGCGACAGAAGCTCGGCCCTGAAGCTCCAATCGAAACGGTGCGAAATGTCGGTTACAGGCTGGCTGCGGGCTAG
- a CDS encoding heme o synthase: MSARPRLSVDVPCEGTPGPWLRLASIGGAFATALAVSSGALHLGLAHRLLVVTSLPPLVALALAGRLAYPRLLRPAVLALALVVVSSALGGVVALGGRPGWAVGLHLGVSAAAFAAALLTAAACYRGEPVARAGWRDYVTLTKPRIMSLLLLTAAAGMFAGARGVPDLAKLAALLVGGALASGGASALNHLMDRDLDALMGERTAARPVAAGRVTPPRALEFGLVLSALSFVLLASVINVLTALLALTGTLGYVLVYTGWLKRSTPQNIVIGGAAGAIPPLVGWAAATGDLTLPAIFLFLIVFFWTPPHFWALALLIKRDYAAAGIPMLPVVRGDRETARQILLYSLVLSGVTALPFIWHAAGGFYLGAAILLDACLIGLALGLRRQLTRARAGRLFHFSLLYLALLFVALAIDPFV, from the coding sequence ATGAGTGCCAGGCCCCGACTCTCGGTGGACGTCCCCTGCGAAGGCACGCCAGGGCCGTGGCTGCGCCTGGCCTCGATCGGCGGTGCGTTCGCCACCGCGCTCGCGGTGTCAAGCGGAGCGCTCCACCTCGGCCTTGCGCACCGGCTGCTCGTTGTCACGTCGCTTCCACCGCTCGTGGCGCTGGCCCTAGCGGGGCGGCTCGCGTACCCGCGTCTCCTGCGGCCGGCCGTGCTGGCCCTTGCGCTCGTGGTGGTGTCGAGCGCGCTCGGCGGTGTGGTGGCCCTCGGCGGCCGGCCCGGCTGGGCGGTGGGGCTGCACCTCGGCGTGTCCGCCGCGGCCTTCGCCGCCGCGCTCCTCACGGCCGCGGCCTGCTACCGCGGCGAGCCGGTCGCGCGCGCCGGGTGGCGCGACTACGTGACGCTCACCAAGCCGCGGATCATGAGCCTGCTGCTGCTCACGGCGGCGGCCGGCATGTTCGCGGGTGCGCGCGGAGTGCCGGACCTCGCCAAGCTGGCGGCACTGCTCGTGGGCGGCGCGCTCGCGTCGGGTGGGGCGAGCGCGCTCAACCACCTGATGGACCGCGACCTCGATGCTCTGATGGGTGAACGCACCGCGGCCCGGCCGGTGGCGGCCGGCCGCGTCACGCCGCCGCGGGCGCTCGAGTTCGGGCTCGTGCTGTCGGCGCTGTCATTCGTGCTCCTGGCCAGCGTGATCAACGTGCTCACCGCGTTGCTGGCGCTCACCGGGACCCTCGGCTACGTGCTCGTCTACACCGGCTGGCTCAAGCGCAGCACCCCGCAGAACATCGTGATCGGCGGCGCGGCGGGGGCGATCCCGCCGCTCGTGGGCTGGGCGGCGGCCACCGGCGATCTCACGCTGCCCGCGATCTTCCTCTTCCTGATCGTGTTCTTCTGGACGCCGCCGCACTTCTGGGCACTCGCCCTTCTGATCAAGCGCGACTACGCCGCCGCCGGGATCCCGATGCTGCCGGTGGTGCGCGGCGATCGCGAGACCGCTCGGCAGATCCTCCTCTACTCGCTCGTGCTATCCGGCGTCACCGCGCTGCCGTTCATCTGGCACGCCGCGGGCGGCTTCTATCTGGGGGCTGCAATCCTGCTCGACGCCTGCCTGATCGGGCTGGCGCTCGGCCTGCGGCGGCAGCTCACCCGCGCCCGCGCGGGACGCCTCTTCCACTTCTCGCTCCTCTACCTGGCGCTGCTGTTCGTCGCGCTGGCGATCGACCCATTCGTGTGA
- a CDS encoding HAMP domain-containing sensor histidine kinase — MANLIAMLLAPDWETIPFHFIWVSLTILYGFRVWGLRSTYLILGAVAAGTGAVILNDAFEGTQLWGELFEVPLMSGMFLAMVWHARRRQSALNETARVAAERASLLDHQERLLHDVSHELRTPVTIARGHLEMLQFASHDPAPEIAVAVDELDRIAYIVDRLLLLAKAERPDFVAFDEIDLQPFLEDVFMRWSDVAPRNWRLGPVPAGTLVADPQALRTALDALLENAVDNTVLTNTIELSAHARRGEVTIRVGDDGPGIPPEALDRIFERFARADTSRSRERGGVGLGLAIVDAITRAHGGRCNVASSGQGAAFSLALPRFAASAVRQPSQPVATGR; from the coding sequence TTGGCCAATCTCATCGCGATGCTGCTCGCCCCGGACTGGGAGACGATCCCCTTCCACTTCATCTGGGTGAGCCTCACGATCCTCTACGGCTTCCGCGTATGGGGCCTCAGGTCCACCTACCTCATCCTTGGCGCCGTGGCGGCCGGCACCGGTGCGGTGATCCTGAACGACGCCTTCGAGGGCACGCAGCTATGGGGCGAGCTCTTCGAGGTGCCGCTCATGTCCGGCATGTTCCTCGCGATGGTGTGGCACGCGAGGCGCAGGCAGAGCGCGCTGAACGAGACGGCGCGCGTGGCGGCCGAGCGGGCGTCGCTGCTCGACCATCAGGAGCGCCTGCTGCACGACGTCTCCCACGAGCTCCGCACGCCGGTGACCATCGCGCGCGGTCACCTCGAGATGCTCCAGTTCGCCAGCCACGACCCCGCGCCCGAGATCGCTGTGGCGGTGGACGAGCTCGACCGCATCGCCTACATCGTCGACCGCCTGCTCCTGCTCGCCAAGGCGGAGCGCCCCGATTTCGTGGCGTTCGACGAGATCGACCTCCAGCCGTTTCTCGAGGACGTGTTCATGCGCTGGTCAGACGTCGCACCGCGGAACTGGCGGCTCGGCCCCGTGCCGGCGGGCACCCTCGTGGCCGATCCGCAGGCGCTGCGAACCGCGCTCGATGCGCTGCTCGAGAACGCGGTGGACAACACGGTGCTGACGAACACGATCGAGCTGTCGGCGCACGCGAGGCGCGGCGAGGTGACGATCCGCGTCGGCGACGACGGTCCCGGCATCCCGCCTGAGGCGCTGGACCGGATATTCGAGCGCTTTGCCCGGGCGGACACCTCCCGCAGCAGGGAACGTGGCGGCGTTGGCCTCGGCCTCGCGATCGTCGATGCGATCACACGCGCCCATGGCGGGCGCTGCAACGTGGCGAGCTCCGGGCAGGGCGCGGCGTTCAGCCTCGCCCTGCCCAGGTTCGCGGCGTCAGCCGTCAGGCAGCCTTCGCAACCGGTCGCCACCGGCCGCTAG
- a CDS encoding SCO family protein has protein sequence MSIERARAQPPARLWPLSAALTALLVGACVGLGVAAGLVIHALHTQSSGAGVASAMPVRPALDGDAVWKAGARTAPGFTLHDQNGRLVSLSGQRGNVVLLAFMDSHCKLLCTLEGPTLHRVQGRLGAAASSVRLLVVSVNPWEDTAASSVRAADHWGFTGPWRWLRGTPDQLRPVWRGYGIEVQQAFGDVNHSSAIYLIDRRGYERAGFNYPFPANRVARDLRRLAAEPAS, from the coding sequence ATGAGCATTGAGCGGGCGCGGGCGCAGCCTCCGGCGCGCCTGTGGCCGCTGAGCGCGGCCCTCACCGCGCTGCTCGTCGGCGCGTGCGTCGGATTGGGAGTGGCGGCTGGGCTCGTGATCCACGCTCTGCACACGCAGTCCAGCGGAGCTGGGGTGGCGAGTGCGATGCCGGTGCGGCCGGCGCTCGACGGTGACGCGGTGTGGAAGGCGGGCGCGCGAACCGCACCCGGTTTCACGTTGCACGACCAGAACGGCCGGCTCGTGTCGCTCTCAGGGCAGCGCGGGAACGTGGTGCTGCTCGCGTTCATGGACTCGCACTGCAAGCTGCTCTGCACGCTCGAGGGACCGACGCTCCACCGGGTGCAAGGGCGCCTCGGCGCGGCCGCGAGCAGCGTGCGTCTGCTCGTGGTGAGCGTGAACCCGTGGGAGGACACGGCGGCGAGCAGCGTTCGCGCTGCTGACCACTGGGGCTTCACCGGCCCCTGGCGCTGGCTGCGCGGCACCCCGGACCAGCTGCGGCCGGTATGGCGCGGATACGGCATCGAGGTGCAGCAGGCGTTTGGCGACGTGAACCACAGCAGCGCGATCTACCTCATCGACCGCCGCGGGTACGAACGAGCCGGGTTCAACTATCCCTTCCCCGCGAACAGGGTGGCGCGCGACCTGCGCCGTCTCGCGGCCGAGCCCGCCTCCTGA
- a CDS encoding nuclear transport factor 2 family protein — MGELLDHVRSYYAALDSGDPDAVAAHFTDDAVHYYTRLGPHEGARTIGEHTKWAVENLEGKWVLENGIDDGEQAVIEWTMTWRDPKSGERRLDRGTEWFRFRDGKICEVRAYHHGNRKNPSGDLLGFDHAGRGYSTLD; from the coding sequence ATGGGCGAGCTGCTCGATCACGTGCGCTCGTACTACGCCGCCCTCGACTCGGGCGATCCGGATGCCGTGGCGGCGCACTTCACCGACGACGCCGTGCACTACTACACCCGCCTCGGCCCGCACGAGGGTGCCCGCACGATCGGGGAGCACACGAAGTGGGCGGTGGAGAACCTCGAGGGCAAGTGGGTGCTCGAGAACGGCATCGACGACGGCGAGCAGGCCGTGATCGAGTGGACGATGACGTGGCGCGACCCGAAGTCCGGCGAACGTCGCCTCGACCGCGGCACCGAGTGGTTCCGCTTCCGCGACGGGAAGATCTGCGAGGTGCGCGCGTACCACCACGGCAACAGGAAGAACCCCTCGGGAGATCTGCTTGGCTTCGACCATGCGGGCCGCGGCTACAGCACGCTCGATTAG
- a CDS encoding cbb3-type cytochrome c oxidase subunit I — MRLRRLIGFNLLSAFVLGVGGYFLGHWVGTRLSAGMDSQIGTDQNDVAFFMGFLFALLGWLIGLGFFNYPVARMMGRPPSLREKEEAGAGRYFRLCTDHKVVGLQYFVTVLLFFMIAGLNAMFIRAELITPNETLWNANQYLSLVSLHGTMMLMMTSAAILGPFANYFVPIMIGARRMAFPRLEALSFWLVPPAGLILLSAVALGGFPTGWTGYAPLANEARAGMDAYIFAFGLIGLSMTIVGTNMIATVLTMRAPGLTWNRLPIFVWGVITTSMLMVLAAPVLFSTLVMLTLDRTADTSFFLASAGGSPFLWDNLFWFFGHPEVYILALPGFGVVLEILPVFARKPLWGYRLAVAGMVGVAVLSFMVWQHHLFVSGINADLRPFYMLTTELISIPTGFIFLNGLGTLWRGRIRFTVPMLFALAFFSNFLIGGLSGVFLSDVPSDVTTHGSYFVMAHFHYTIMGGLVFALFAATYYWLPKMTGLQFNEVLAKVHFWMMFVFFNFTFAPLFAAGMLGMPRRVSIYAPRLQGINIFVSISAFLLGVSMLIFLINLVYSMVIARKPAEANPWQSRGLEFQLPTPVPVTNFETTPVIQADPYDYGVPDAVPVAALRPAAAPVAGGGAT, encoded by the coding sequence ATGCGACTTCGCCGGCTGATCGGCTTCAACCTGCTGTCGGCCTTCGTTCTCGGGGTGGGCGGGTACTTCCTCGGCCACTGGGTGGGCACGCGCCTGTCCGCCGGGATGGACTCGCAGATCGGCACCGACCAGAACGACGTCGCATTCTTCATGGGCTTCCTGTTCGCGCTGCTCGGCTGGCTGATCGGGCTCGGCTTCTTCAACTATCCGGTGGCGCGGATGATGGGCAGGCCGCCCTCGCTGCGGGAGAAGGAGGAGGCGGGTGCCGGGCGCTACTTCCGCCTCTGCACCGACCACAAGGTGGTCGGCCTCCAGTACTTCGTCACCGTCCTCTTGTTCTTCATGATCGCGGGCCTCAACGCGATGTTCATTCGCGCCGAGCTGATCACGCCGAACGAGACGCTCTGGAACGCGAACCAGTACCTGTCGCTCGTGAGCCTGCACGGCACGATGATGCTGATGATGACCTCGGCGGCCATCCTCGGGCCGTTCGCGAACTACTTCGTGCCGATCATGATCGGGGCCCGCCGGATGGCGTTCCCGCGCCTCGAGGCGCTCTCGTTCTGGCTCGTGCCGCCCGCGGGGCTGATCCTGCTCTCCGCCGTCGCGCTCGGTGGCTTCCCCACCGGCTGGACGGGCTACGCGCCGCTCGCCAACGAGGCGCGCGCGGGGATGGACGCCTACATCTTCGCGTTCGGGCTGATCGGCCTGTCGATGACGATCGTGGGGACGAACATGATCGCCACCGTGCTCACGATGCGCGCGCCGGGGCTCACCTGGAACCGGCTGCCGATCTTCGTGTGGGGCGTGATCACCACGTCCATGCTGATGGTGCTCGCGGCGCCCGTGCTCTTCTCCACGCTCGTGATGCTCACGCTCGACCGCACGGCCGACACGTCGTTCTTCCTCGCCAGCGCCGGCGGCAGCCCGTTCCTGTGGGACAACCTCTTCTGGTTCTTCGGGCACCCGGAGGTGTACATCCTCGCCCTGCCCGGCTTCGGCGTGGTGCTCGAGATCCTGCCCGTGTTCGCGCGCAAGCCGCTGTGGGGCTACCGCCTGGCCGTGGCCGGCATGGTGGGCGTGGCGGTGCTCAGCTTCATGGTCTGGCAGCACCACCTCTTCGTGAGCGGGATCAACGCCGACCTGCGCCCGTTCTACATGCTCACCACCGAGCTGATCTCGATCCCCACCGGCTTCATCTTCCTCAACGGCCTGGGCACTCTCTGGCGCGGCCGGATCCGCTTCACGGTGCCGATGCTGTTCGCGCTCGCGTTCTTCTCGAACTTCCTGATCGGCGGCCTGTCCGGGGTGTTCCTGTCAGACGTCCCGAGCGACGTGACCACCCACGGCAGCTACTTCGTGATGGCCCACTTCCACTACACGATCATGGGTGGCCTGGTGTTCGCGCTGTTCGCGGCCACGTACTACTGGCTGCCGAAGATGACCGGGCTCCAGTTCAACGAGGTGCTCGCGAAGGTCCACTTCTGGATGATGTTCGTGTTCTTCAACTTCACCTTCGCGCCGCTGTTCGCCGCCGGCATGCTGGGCATGCCGCGCCGCGTGTCGATCTACGCGCCGCGGCTTCAGGGGATCAACATCTTCGTGTCGATCTCGGCGTTCCTGCTCGGCGTGTCGATGCTCATCTTCCTGATCAACCTCGTGTACTCGATGGTGATCGCGCGCAAGCCCGCGGAGGCGAATCCGTGGCAGTCGCGCGGGCTCGAGTTCCAGCTGCCCACGCCGGTGCCGGTCACGAACTTCGAGACCACGCCGGTGATCCAGGCGGACCCGTATGACTATGGCGTGCCGGACGCGGTGCCGGTGGCTGCGCTCAGACCGGCGGCGGCACCCGTTGCGGGAGGTGGCGCCACATGA
- a CDS encoding cytochrome c oxidase assembly protein: MPSPLAPPFVLGVLAALLYARGRARHMRVVSPRHRAGTGWRALAFWTALVTLVLALDSVIDDKADRYFWVHMVQHVLLMMVVAPLLVLAAPWLPMWKGLPLTTRRGLGAAYMRSPGWRALRAVGRWLAVPLVVWILFSADIVAWHVPGLYGLTLRSQAVHDLEHFSFLVLSVLFWAQVIESPPLRLRLDQARRVVYVVAGATVCWLLAIVLTFASSPLYAGYEAAAARRGGLSALADQQLAAGIMVGPGSIPYAVFVFLVLYRWLDGSTAKPPAESDKRHRAADPPARAGAGPLAHRS; the protein is encoded by the coding sequence ATGCCCTCCCCGCTCGCACCCCCGTTCGTGCTGGGGGTGCTGGCTGCGCTGCTCTACGCACGCGGGCGCGCGCGTCACATGCGCGTGGTCTCGCCGCGGCACCGTGCCGGGACCGGCTGGCGGGCGCTCGCGTTCTGGACCGCGCTCGTCACGCTCGTGCTCGCCCTCGACTCCGTGATCGACGACAAGGCGGACCGGTACTTCTGGGTGCACATGGTCCAGCACGTGCTCCTGATGATGGTCGTGGCGCCACTGCTGGTGCTGGCCGCGCCATGGCTGCCGATGTGGAAGGGGCTACCGCTCACCACGCGCCGAGGGCTCGGCGCCGCGTACATGCGCTCGCCGGGCTGGCGCGCGCTGCGTGCGGTGGGGCGGTGGCTGGCGGTGCCGCTGGTTGTCTGGATCCTCTTCAGCGCCGACATCGTGGCCTGGCACGTACCGGGCCTGTACGGCCTCACCCTTCGCAGCCAGGCCGTGCACGACCTCGAGCACTTCTCGTTCCTCGTGCTCTCCGTGCTCTTCTGGGCGCAGGTGATCGAGTCCCCGCCGCTGCGGCTGCGGCTCGACCAGGCGCGCCGGGTGGTCTACGTCGTGGCCGGCGCGACGGTGTGCTGGCTGCTCGCGATCGTGCTCACCTTCGCCTCCTCACCGCTGTACGCGGGATATGAGGCGGCCGCGGCCCGGCGAGGCGGGCTGTCGGCCCTCGCCGACCAACAGCTCGCCGCCGGGATCATGGTGGGACCGGGCTCGATCCCCTACGCGGTGTTCGTGTTCCTGGTGCTCTATCGCTGGCTGGACGGCTCTACTGCGAAGCCGCCAGCGGAGTCCGATAAGCGGCACCGTGCCGCCGACCCTCCTGCGAGGGCCGGCGCCGGTCCGCTCGCTCACCGGTCTTGA
- a CDS encoding cytochrome c oxidase subunit II codes for MASEALPSGAPAERSHGRRLLVIWGALTVVGVLLIVFVAGPHMPPGDFSQEARDQREINILLASLAVPVLFGVWACLVYIVSNFRQGEGALQDGPPVRGHSRLQVAWVVATAVVVLSLGAFGTEELLGSAKGAGGGQGPDPLAVPAGPKLQVQVIGQQWAWTFRYPAYGGVETPELALPAGQTTELHVTSLDVSHSFWAIQLGVKADAIPGSDNVTFVRPRRTGTFEIRCAELCGLWHGHMHNTGTVMTPSGFAAWIRQQQVANAPATRTLPPYSTHYFPDPQRRAG; via the coding sequence ATGGCGAGCGAGGCCCTGCCATCCGGAGCCCCGGCCGAGCGCTCGCACGGACGCCGGCTGCTCGTGATCTGGGGCGCGCTCACGGTCGTCGGCGTGCTGCTGATCGTGTTCGTGGCCGGGCCGCACATGCCGCCGGGCGACTTCAGCCAGGAGGCGCGCGACCAGCGCGAGATCAACATCCTCCTCGCCTCCCTCGCGGTGCCCGTGCTGTTCGGCGTGTGGGCGTGCCTGGTGTACATCGTCAGCAACTTCCGCCAGGGGGAGGGCGCGCTTCAGGACGGGCCGCCGGTGCGCGGGCACTCACGGCTGCAGGTGGCCTGGGTGGTGGCCACCGCAGTGGTGGTACTGAGCCTCGGCGCGTTCGGCACGGAGGAACTGCTGGGGAGCGCGAAGGGCGCGGGAGGCGGCCAGGGGCCCGACCCGCTGGCCGTGCCCGCGGGGCCCAAGCTGCAGGTCCAGGTGATCGGCCAGCAGTGGGCCTGGACGTTCCGCTATCCCGCCTACGGCGGGGTGGAAACGCCCGAGCTCGCGCTCCCCGCGGGCCAGACCACCGAGCTGCACGTGACCTCGCTCGACGTGAGCCACTCCTTCTGGGCGATCCAGCTCGGGGTGAAGGCGGACGCCATCCCGGGCTCGGACAACGTGACGTTCGTCCGCCCGCGGCGCACCGGCACGTTCGAGATCCGCTGCGCCGAGCTGTGCGGGCTATGGCACGGCCACATGCACAACACGGGCACGGTGATGACGCCCTCCGGCTTCGCCGCCTGGATCAGGCAGCAGCAGGTGGCCAACGCTCCCGCCACGAGGACGCTCCCGCCGTACTCCACGCACTACTTCCCCGACCCCCAGAGGAGGGCAGGCTGA
- a CDS encoding acyl-CoA dehydrogenase family protein, with product MRAAATARSISPPFTEEHDELRESIRRFVDKELRPHAREWEEAQWFPNDVFTRMAELGFLGLKYPEKYGGQGGDYLHDAVLVEELSRCGSGGLAAGIGAHLNIATPPIWKFGTEDQKRRWLAPAIAGERIGALGITEPDAGSDVAGLRTRAQKVDGGYVVNGSKTFITNGVRADFVVTAVKTTEEGGHHGISFLVIEKGMEGFSVSRKLEKLGWHASDTGELAFNDVFVPDENLLGEENKGFYLIMANFQWERLVMALGSVAGMQATLERTIQFALERETFGRPIAKHQAIRHKIAEMAVKVETGRAVTYNALRLFAEGQDAIREVTMAKLKTQRDAFDVADDAVQIHGGAGYMREYDVERAARDARLGPIGGGTDEIMREILGKLLGL from the coding sequence ATGCGGGCCGCGGCTACAGCACGCTCGATTAGCCCGCCCTTCACCGAAGAGCACGATGAGCTGCGGGAGTCGATCCGCCGTTTCGTCGATAAGGAGCTGCGGCCGCATGCGCGCGAATGGGAAGAGGCGCAGTGGTTCCCGAACGACGTGTTCACGCGCATGGCGGAGCTCGGCTTCCTCGGGCTCAAGTACCCGGAAAAGTACGGCGGACAGGGCGGCGACTACCTGCACGACGCCGTGCTCGTGGAGGAGCTCTCGCGCTGCGGCAGCGGCGGGCTGGCGGCCGGCATCGGGGCGCACCTCAACATCGCCACCCCGCCGATCTGGAAGTTCGGCACCGAGGACCAGAAGCGGCGCTGGCTTGCGCCTGCGATTGCCGGCGAGAGGATCGGCGCGCTCGGCATCACCGAGCCGGACGCGGGCAGCGACGTTGCCGGCCTGCGAACCCGCGCGCAAAAGGTCGACGGCGGCTACGTGGTGAACGGCTCGAAGACCTTCATCACGAACGGCGTGCGCGCGGACTTCGTGGTCACCGCCGTGAAGACCACAGAGGAGGGCGGACACCACGGCATCTCATTCCTCGTGATCGAGAAGGGCATGGAGGGTTTCAGCGTGTCGCGCAAGCTCGAGAAGCTCGGCTGGCACGCGTCCGACACGGGTGAGCTCGCCTTCAACGACGTGTTCGTGCCGGACGAGAACCTGCTCGGCGAGGAGAACAAAGGCTTCTACCTGATCATGGCCAACTTCCAGTGGGAGCGGCTCGTCATGGCCCTCGGCTCGGTGGCCGGGATGCAGGCCACCCTGGAGCGCACGATCCAGTTCGCGCTCGAGCGAGAGACGTTCGGCAGGCCGATCGCAAAGCACCAGGCGATCCGGCACAAGATCGCCGAGATGGCGGTGAAGGTGGAGACCGGCCGCGCGGTCACCTACAACGCACTGCGCCTCTTCGCGGAGGGGCAGGACGCGATCCGCGAGGTGACGATGGCCAAGCTGAAGACTCAGCGCGACGCGTTCGACGTTGCCGACGACGCCGTGCAGATCCACGGCGGCGCCGGCTACATGCGCGAGTACGACGTGGAGCGAGCCGCCCGGGACGCCCGCCTCGGCCCGATCGGCGGCGGCACCGACGAGATCATGAGGGAGATCCTCGGGAAGCTGCTGGGGCTGTGA
- a CDS encoding MBL fold metallo-hydrolase, whose protein sequence is MSAEKVLRAPGSPTIERVADGVWLVRGGVPRTMNVYLLEEADGGVTLFDAGIKTMAHGLLAAAGRFGGIRRVVLGHGHTDHRGSAPRLGAPVYCHPDEVVDAEGSGGFRYWPNIFFSDLPRFARVMHPLLHTYVWDGGPVKIAGTVSEGEEVCGFRVVHIPGHAPGLIALWRETDRLALVSDLIYTIDMRGRPSDPHMPDHTYNWDSARARESARKVAELEPAALWAGHGEPVTGDVRSALLRVAGG, encoded by the coding sequence GTGAGCGCGGAGAAGGTCCTCCGGGCGCCCGGCTCCCCCACCATCGAACGCGTCGCGGACGGCGTGTGGCTGGTGCGCGGCGGCGTGCCGCGGACGATGAACGTCTACCTGCTCGAGGAAGCGGACGGCGGCGTCACCCTGTTCGACGCCGGCATCAAGACGATGGCGCACGGCCTCCTCGCGGCCGCCGGCCGTTTCGGCGGCATCAGGCGCGTGGTGCTCGGGCACGGCCACACCGACCACCGCGGCTCGGCGCCGCGGCTGGGCGCGCCCGTGTACTGCCATCCCGATGAGGTGGTGGATGCCGAGGGCAGCGGCGGCTTCCGCTACTGGCCGAACATCTTCTTCAGCGATCTGCCGCGCTTTGCGCGGGTGATGCATCCGCTTCTGCACACCTACGTCTGGGACGGCGGCCCGGTGAAGATCGCCGGCACGGTGTCGGAGGGCGAGGAGGTTTGCGGCTTCCGCGTGGTCCACATTCCCGGCCACGCGCCTGGGCTGATCGCGCTCTGGCGCGAAACGGACCGCCTCGCGCTCGTGAGCGACCTGATCTACACGATCGACATGCGCGGCCGGCCCTCGGACCCGCACATGCCGGACCACACCTACAACTGGGACAGCGCGAGGGCCCGCGAGAGCGCCCGCAAGGTCGCGGAGCTCGAGCCCGCCGCGCTGTGGGCGGGGCACGGTGAGCCGGTGACGGGCGACGTGCGCTCCGCGCTGCTCCGCGTGGCCGGCGGCTGA